From the Lathyrus oleraceus cultivar Zhongwan6 chromosome 4, CAAS_Psat_ZW6_1.0, whole genome shotgun sequence genome, one window contains:
- the LOC127073787 gene encoding agamous-like MADS-box protein AGL65 isoform X2 codes for MGRVKLKIKKLESTSNRHVTYSKRKSGILKKAKELSILCDIDILLLMFSPTGKPTMLQGERSNMEEIIAKFAQLSPQERAKRKMESLEALKKTFKKLDHDVKIQDFLGSSSQTVEDLTHQVRVSQAQLAEIQQRLSYWSNLEKINNLEHLREMEESLRESINRVCIQKENLGKRQLMSLECANQLPEGMTLPLMMTGLQESQPLSWLLSGDNHQLMLPSEPKFLPFSDNGNRDTECSTDISLPGYSSFIGNGKIEVGSSPNVTNLGQGNGNLNELNGNPNPYLNVQHCEQQFAYPPSQDLEDPKHHQTMNSKSNTTDYQVNNNYELPRSLFETEHQFWNSTPGSCGIAMYNENGFHR; via the exons ATGGGGAGAGTTAAACTCAAGATAAAGAAATTGGAGAGCACAAGCAATAGACATGTGACTTATTCCAAGAGGAAAAGTGGAATTCTAAAGAAAGCAAAGGAATTATCAATTCTATGTGATATCGATATTCTCCTTCTCATGTTTTCTCCAACAGGAAAACCTACCATGTTGCAAGGAGAGCGCAG TAATATGGAGGAGATCATTGCAAAATTTGCCCAACTTAGTCCACAAGAAAGGGCCAAACG GAAAATGGAAAGCCTTGAA GCACTGAAGAAAACCTTCAAGAAATTGGATCATGATGTAAAAATACAAGATTTCTTGGGCTCAAG TAGTCAAACGGTGGAG GATCTAACTCATCAAGTGAGAGTTTCGCAAGCACAACTTGCAGAAATACAACAGAGACTGAG CTATTGGAGTAATCTAGAGAAGATCAACAACTTGGAACATCTTAGAGAAATGGAAGAATCGCTCAGGGAATCAATCAATCGGGTGTGTATACAAAAG GAAAATTTAGGAAAGCGCCAATTAATGTCACTTGAATGTGCTAACCAG TTACCGGAAGGGATGACTTTACCCTTGATGATGACTGGTCTACAAGAATCCCAACCCTTGTCTTGGCTTCTAAGTGGTGATAATCACCAGTTGATGTTACCTAGTGAACCAAAATTTCTGCCATTTAG TGATAATGGCAATAGAGACACGGAGTGCTCCACCGACATTTCACTCCCAGGGTACTCCAGTTTTATTGGGAATGGAAAAATTGAGGTTGGAAGCTCTCCAAATGTCACTAATTTGGGTCAGGGAAATGGTAACTTGAATGAGTTAAATGGAAATCCAAATCCTTACTTAAATGTACAACATTGTGAGCAGCAGTTTGCATACCCTCCTTCCCAAGATCTCGAGGACCCGAAACATCACCAAACAATGAATAGTAAATCAAATACTACAGATTACCAAGTTAATAACAATTACGAACTTCCAAGATCACTATTTGAAACGGAACATCAGTTCTGGAATTCTACTCCTGGCTCTTGCGGGATTGCCATGTATAATGAAAATGGCTTTCATAGG TAA
- the LOC127073787 gene encoding agamous-like MADS-box protein AGL65 isoform X1 translates to MGRVKLKIKKLESTSNRHVTYSKRKSGILKKAKELSILCDIDILLLMFSPTGKPTMLQGERSNMEEIIAKFAQLSPQERAKRKMESLEALKKTFKKLDHDVKIQDFLGSSSQTVEDLTHQVRVSQAQLAEIQQRLSYWSNLEKINNLEHLREMEESLRESINRVCIQKENLGKRQLMSLECANQLPEGMTLPLMMTGLQESQPLSWLLSGDNHQLMLPSEPKFLPFSDNGNRDTECSTDISLPGYSSFIGNGKIEVGSSPNVTNLGQGNGNLNELNGNPNPYLNVQHCEQQFAYPPSQDLEDPKHHQTMNSKSNTTDYQVNNNYELPRSLFETEHQFWNSTPGSCGIAMYNENGFHRVSK, encoded by the exons ATGGGGAGAGTTAAACTCAAGATAAAGAAATTGGAGAGCACAAGCAATAGACATGTGACTTATTCCAAGAGGAAAAGTGGAATTCTAAAGAAAGCAAAGGAATTATCAATTCTATGTGATATCGATATTCTCCTTCTCATGTTTTCTCCAACAGGAAAACCTACCATGTTGCAAGGAGAGCGCAG TAATATGGAGGAGATCATTGCAAAATTTGCCCAACTTAGTCCACAAGAAAGGGCCAAACG GAAAATGGAAAGCCTTGAA GCACTGAAGAAAACCTTCAAGAAATTGGATCATGATGTAAAAATACAAGATTTCTTGGGCTCAAG TAGTCAAACGGTGGAG GATCTAACTCATCAAGTGAGAGTTTCGCAAGCACAACTTGCAGAAATACAACAGAGACTGAG CTATTGGAGTAATCTAGAGAAGATCAACAACTTGGAACATCTTAGAGAAATGGAAGAATCGCTCAGGGAATCAATCAATCGGGTGTGTATACAAAAG GAAAATTTAGGAAAGCGCCAATTAATGTCACTTGAATGTGCTAACCAG TTACCGGAAGGGATGACTTTACCCTTGATGATGACTGGTCTACAAGAATCCCAACCCTTGTCTTGGCTTCTAAGTGGTGATAATCACCAGTTGATGTTACCTAGTGAACCAAAATTTCTGCCATTTAG TGATAATGGCAATAGAGACACGGAGTGCTCCACCGACATTTCACTCCCAGGGTACTCCAGTTTTATTGGGAATGGAAAAATTGAGGTTGGAAGCTCTCCAAATGTCACTAATTTGGGTCAGGGAAATGGTAACTTGAATGAGTTAAATGGAAATCCAAATCCTTACTTAAATGTACAACATTGTGAGCAGCAGTTTGCATACCCTCCTTCCCAAGATCTCGAGGACCCGAAACATCACCAAACAATGAATAGTAAATCAAATACTACAGATTACCAAGTTAATAACAATTACGAACTTCCAAGATCACTATTTGAAACGGAACATCAGTTCTGGAATTCTACTCCTGGCTCTTGCGGGATTGCCATGTATAATGAAAATGGCTTTCATAGGGTAAGCAAATAG